CATCGCGCCGAATTCGCTCTATGCCTATTAAAACTTCAGCTCCGCTACCCGCTCGCGCATCCGCTCAAGCTGCTCATAAAACTCGCCCGAGTAAGCAAAATTTCTCTCTATCGCGCCCATTTTGCCGACGCTTACGAAGCGCCCCAAAGGCACTCCCGATCTATCCGCGACGCAGCAGGCGAGCGTGCCGCAGGTATCAAAAAGGATGTATTTCATGATCTTTACGATGCCCGCAGCGGGCGCCAAATACGCCGACGTACCCAGCAGCTCGCCGATCTGCGCGCCGGCGCGTTTAGTGTTTTGCACCGCACGATCAAAAATTTCATCCGAAATTTCAAATCCCAGCTCGTTTTTAAGCGCGATCATCTCTTCGCTATGCGGGCCCACGATCGCGCTTCTCATCGATGAAATTTCCTTGCCGCTCGCTCGCGCGAGTTCAAATTTAAGCCGCGCGCCGTCTAGCTCGCCCGCCATGCCGATGACGCGCTCTTTTGCAAACCCGCTAGCCTGCAGCGCCGCATAAACCATCATATCAAGCGGATTGGTAACGACGACGATAATAGAGCTAGGCGCGTATTTTGCGGCATCTCGCGCACATTGCGCGACGATGGCGGCGTTGCTACCAAACAGCTCCTCCCTGCTCTGCCCCGCCTTTCTTGCGCGCCCTGCGGTGATCACGACGATGCCTGCGTCCGCTATGTCGCTAGGCTCCGTGCTGCCGCTTATGCGCAGGTCGCGCTCGTAAACAGCCGCTGCATGGGCAAGATCGAGTGCTTTGCCGCGCGCGATCTGTTCTACCGCATCCACAAGCACGATGCTATCTAACTTTTGACTTAAAGAATCGCTTACGATAAGATCGTTTGCTACCGCCGCACCGATGTTTCCCGCGCCGAATATCGCTATTTTCATTGTTATCTCCTAAATATCAGCCCGCATTTTTATAACTGCGGAGGTTAAATTTTAAAATTTAAAGACGAAACCTCATTTTTAAAATTTAATGCCGAAGCGACCTTAAATTTTACCTTTGCGCCTTTACGTTGCGCTCGTGCTCGGCTTGCGTGCGCGCAAAATCGTGAAGCCCGGTCTTTTTGTTTCGCATAAAATACAGATACTCGCTCTTTGCGGGCGCGAAAACGGCGCGTATCGCATCGCGAGAGACCACGCACACGGGCTCTTTTGGAAGTCCGTCGTTGAGGTAGGTGTTGTAGTGGCTGGTGTCGGTGCGGATGCGCTGCGGAGTGATCTTGACGTGCGAAAACTCGCCGTAATTCAGCGTGCCGTCCATCTGAAGGCGCATATTTTTGGCTAAGCGGTTGTTGATGACGGAGGCTACGAGGGGCATTTCATCTGCGTTTGCGGCCTCTTTTTGAATGACCGAGGCTTTGATCAGCACCTGCTTCCACGCCGAGGCGTTATAGTCGCCGCTAAGCTCGCGCGACAAGTCTTCGTGGAATTTTTGCGCGCTTGAGATGAGGTGGTCAATGATATTTTTTTCGCTTTCGTTTTTGCTAATTTTGTAGGTTTCAGGCACCAGAAAGCCCTCGTAAAACGGCGCCGTGGCGTTGTATTCGCGCTCAAGCTCGCTAAAGCTTAGCCCGCGATCTTTCGCCAGCTGTTTTAAAAACACGATCGTAGTCTCGCCAGGGATCAGCTTAATCTCGTTCATCACGGGCTTTGCGACGCTTAGCTCATATAAAAATTGATATTTGGGCAAATTTTCGCCGCTAAGCTCCAGCTCGCCGGTTTTTGCGCCGCCGTAAAAAGAAAGCAGCCTCGCGTCAAATTTCGTAAATTTTGGATAGCTCTTTGAGAGTTGCGATAAAATTTTCGTTGAGCTGCCTTGTCCTATCTGCACGGTTGCCGCGTTGCCGACGCGCTCGTGTAGATCAAAACCCACGGTCAAAAGCACGATAGCCGCAAGCTCGATACAAATGCACGCCGCTTTGATGAGCTTTATAAAGAATTTCATGCGTTCCTTTCAAAATTTAGCTGAAATTATAGGCAAATAAGCCAAAATTTTGAATAAATTTCATATTATAAGCGCAGTTTTTCGGCACGCCCGATTTGGTTTTGGGGCGGAGTTTTTTGATGAGGCGATGATGTTTAGAACTTTGGCTAGATTTTTTTTGTGCATAACCATACTTTTTATAGTCTGCGCGGTAGGCCTAAAACACGGTATTGCGATTTCGCAGCTGGACGTGGGCTTTGCAAAGCTTGAGGGGTTTTATCTCAAGTTAAATAAAAGTCTCGTGCTGCGTATCAAAAATCTCGAAATTACGCAAAATAATACACAAAATTTAGAGCAAAATTCCACCGATCTGCGCACGCAAAGCGAGAAAATTTTGGAATTTAGCAAAAAAATCTCGCTCATCAACTCCTTTTTCGAAGAGATCGATGTGCAAAATTTGAAGATCAAGGGCGAAAGCCTGAAACTAAAATACAAAAGTGACGTTTTTTACGCCGACACGCGGTTTTTTAGGCTAAACTCGAAGATCACGCCGAACGCAAACGGGCTGAACTTCGATCCGATCGAGCTTGAACTAAATGATTTTAATCTCACTCTGCACGGCACGGCGCGAGCAAATTTCAGAGCCGATACGTATGATTTTAACGGCACCTTCGCTTCGCACGAGATCGCGGGCGAGCTTGACGTGCACAATATCGGCTCGGAGCTAAATATCGAGATAAATCGCGCCTCGGCCTTGAGCCTGAAAAATTTTATGAATGAGCTGGGTGCGCTTACTGGGCTAAATCCTCTTGCGAACGAGTGGATCTACGGCAAGGCGGTCGCGCAAAACTACTATATCGAAAATCTGCATGCCAAAGTCGATCTGAAAGATCCGCGCCCAATCGCCGAAAACGTTAGCGCTACGGCCTACGCGCAGGATCTTACGATAAAATTTCAGCCGCAAATCGAAGCCGTAACGGTAAAAGACGCCAACATCACGCTCAAAAACGATTATCTAAATTTTACGCTGAACGAGCCTAAATTTAAAGGAAAAAGCCTGGAGGGAAGCGGCGTGCGTATCGGCGGGCTTTTTGAAGAGAGGCCGATCGTATATCTGGATCTGCGAACCAAGGAGAGCTTGGGCAAGGACCTTATAGCGATCCTGCAAAGCTACGGCATAGATGAGCCCGTATATCCGCTTGGCGGCGGGATCGATGCGCGCGTGCTGATAGACGTGGACGTCGAAAAAGAAAGCGCCAAGGTCGATGCGAACGTGACGCTAAAAGATGCCGATCTGATGATCTCTAAAGCGAAATTTCACTCCAAAGCCGCGCGGGTGCACATCACGGAAAAAAAGATCGACATCAAAGACGCGAATCTACAAAATGAAATTTTTAACGCCACGGCAAGCGGCAGTATCGATATCGCCACGCGCAAAGCTAAATTTAACGGCGTTATTCATAGCTTCAATCTCTCCCCGAACGGCAAAGAAATTTTAAAATTTGGCGACGTGCGAGATAATATGAGCCTTGATTTTAGCGGCAAGGCGCCGGTGCTAAGCTCGCAATTTTTAGGCGCGAAGATGAGCTTCGGCGAGCGGATCGAGATCAGCTCGCCCGATATTAGCGGAATTCTGCCCTTTTCTAAGACGCTTAAAAACGCGGGCATTAGCGGCGGAGATCTTAAAATTTTAACCAGCGATTTTACAAACTTAGATATCAGCAGCAGCAATCTCATCTTTGATTTCGGTCTGCTGAACAAGGACGGAAGCCATTATAAAAACGACTCTTTCGCACTTCGGGTGCGCGGGGGCGATCTGGACGGCTCTAGCGGAAGCGGTAAAATTTCTCTTAAAATAAACAAAGGCGGCAACTTCGTCGCTCTAAAAGACGTGGACGTCGCGATCAATACAAGCGTGCAAACCAGCGAGTTTAATAGCGGCACAAAGGAGCGCTCGCCGATAAATTTCAGCGGTCAAAATTCTGCAATCGTGCTATCCGATCTTAATAAGACGCTGAAATTTACGCACTTTAACGGCGTGCTGGACGGCAAAAATATGAATTTAAACGCAAGCTTTAAACGCGGCGACGTGAAGTTGATCTTTAAAAAGAGTTTGCTTCAAATTTTTGCGCAAAACATCAGCGGCGAGGCGCTTAATCAGTTCCTAGGCTCGCAGAGCTTCGACGGAGGAGTATTTACGCTAAAAGCAAGCGGCATCGATCCGCGCAACTACCGCGGCGAGATCAACGTGCAAAACACCTATCTGAAGGACTACATCATCTATCAAAGGCTGCTTAGCTTTATAAACTCCGTGCCGTCGCTGCTTACGTTTAAGACGCCCGATTTCAACGATCGCGGCTTTAGCGTGCAGAAGGGTAAAATTTACTTTCGCCGCAGCGGCGATAAAATTTATATAAACGCGATGAACTTTACCGGCAGTAGCGCAGACATCGCGGGCAACGGCGAAGTGGATATGAAAAGCGGCGCGCTAAATATCGATCTGGAGCTTAAATACCTCAAAGACGCAAGCTCGATAATCTCAAAAATCCCGCTGCTAAATCATATCATCTTGGGCGAAAACAACACGATCTCCACGATCATCGAGATTCGCGGCACGACGAAAAAGCCCACCTATTCGACCGCCGTTGCGACCGATGTGCTAAAAACGCCGTATAATCTCATCAAAAACACGCTGATGCTGCCTTTCGTGATCTTCGGCGACAGCGAGGAGAGCAAATGAAATTCCCGCTCGATTATAAGGATAGCTTTGAAAAATCGCTGCTGTTTTGGCTCGTAAAATTCGTGCGCTACAAGTTAAGCGCGCTATCGAATAAGGAGCTGAAAAACGACGCGCTGTTTCGCCGCGCGAGCCTGGCGCTAAATCACGAGGTCGCGAATATCAATGAGCTCGAGCGGCTCGCAAAAGACGCGCGAAATGCAGGACTTACCGGCATCAATACCTATTTTAACCCGCTTAAAAAATTTTACGAAGCGATAGTAGAGTACGGCCTTGAGAGCATGAAAAATATCGACGAGGAGCTTTTGAGCGAAATCTTAGCCTCTATTACGGGCGGGCTGAGCGATGCGAGCAAAAAAAACTACCGCATCGCGCTGATAAATTTTTTCGGCTTCATCGACCGCCAAAACGAGCAGGACGGCACCTCGCACAACTACGGCATCGAGCTTAAGCACTGGGGCGGCATTAGCGGTAGCCGCGGCACAAAGCTTCCGGAGTTTATGAGCGAGGAGGAGCTGAGGCGGTTTTTGGACGCGATAAATCTAAGAGAGTTTCCCTCCTTTGCCCATCGCAACCGCCTGATCGTAAAAATCATCGTCTACACCGGCATCCGCGTGGGCGAGGCGATAAATCTCAAGCGCAAAGATATCGCGCCCGAGGGCGATCTTTTCGTCATCCGAATCCGCGGCAAGGGCAATAAATACCGCATCGTAATGATCAAGCGCCACCTAATCGAGGAGCATCTAAACGCGCTGGAGACGAACTTTGCTAACAAAGAGGGCTATCTTTTCGTCACCAAAAACGGCGCGCCGCTCACGCAAGCATACGTCAGCGGCATCGTGGAGAAAATTTTAATGAGCGCGGGTATACGCAAGGAAAAAAACGGCGCTCATATGCTTCGCCACACCTTCGCGACGATGCTTTACAAAAAGCAAAAGGACCTCGTGCTCGTCCAAGAAGCCCTCGGCCACGCGAGCCTAAATACTTCGCGCATCTACACCCACTTCGACAGCGACAAACTGCGCCTTGCGGCGAAGGTCGCGGAGGAATTCGAGGAGTGAAATTTTAAAATTTGAGATGGCGAGAGGCTTGCCTGAGCGAGATTTTTTAAATCTCGTTTTGAGACGGCTTTAAAATCGTTTTTATGGAATATTTTACAAGAGTTTTGGAATTTTATTTTGAAAATTTTAAAATTTATTTTTCATACTCGCATAACAAAACCTAAAATTTTACCTTGCGAGCTTTAGAATTTAGCTCATTAACTCGGCAAAATTTAAAATTAACGCGCGAGCCTTAGAGCTTGATCGCAAAAGAATCTAAAATTTTACTCTTTTGGAATATAGAATAATTTACTTTTTAGATTTTCTCATGCGATTTTGCCTAAAATTCCAGATAAATTTAATATAAAATTTCATTTGAATTTTGACGATACGGGATTTCATCCGAGGATTTTATAAGCAAAAGATAATCGACATATTAAGAGGTAGCGGATATAAAATTTATCTGCAAATTCCGCAAGGATGGAATTTCTGATTTAAAATTTAAACCCTCGAAATTTTATAGTTTGATTTGCTTTCAAATTCTCATCACACCGTATTCGCCTTAAAATTAAAGACACAAAAGATTCTGCCACCAAAGTTTGCTGCGAAATTTACCGACGCGAAGCTTGCTTCGTAAACAGCGCAAGAATCATATAGAAATTTCTAATAAAATTTAAAGAGATAAAATCATCGGCATGATTATTTTAGATTTATTTTGCGACAGAAATCCCGCTCTTGCGAGCAGGATTTCATTTCTTAGGGGGATAAGAAAAGGAGTTTAGGCTAAATAAATTTAGCCCGAGATTTCGTCTAGCCACGGAGTCCCGCGGCAAAAAGGAGCAAAAAGACGAAATCTCGCGCAAAATTTTAAGCCAAGATTTAAGCGATCGGCTTGCGACAATAAACGAGATTTGCGACGGCTTCGAAAGCTATCGCAAAAACGCCGTGCCGCAAGCATCAAAATTAAACAAGCCTTTGTTTTTTGAAATACTCGCGCGGAGCCTTGCAAAGTGGACAGGCGGCCGGGGCTTTCTTACCGCGATGAACGTGGCCGCAGACCTCGCACACCCAAACTTCCTCGTCAAAACTCTCGAAAAAGCCCGCCTCTAGCAGGATCTTTTGAAGCTCGTTGTATTCGCGCTCGTGCTCCTGCTCGACTTTCCCGATGGCGTTAAAAAGGCGCGCAACCTCTTTTTTACCCTCTTCGGTTGCGATTTTAGCGAAGCTCGGATACATACTCTCGTGTTCATAGCGCTCGCCCGCGGCGGCATCGAGTAGATTTTTATCCATCTTATCAAGCGGAATGCCTGCGGCCGCGTGATGCGCCTTTAACTCGGCTCTAGCGTGCCATTTTTCATTTTCGGCAGCCTCATAAAAATGTCGCGCAATGGCGTGAAAGCCCGCCTCTTTGGCTAAATCGCCGTAAAGATCGTATTTATTGCGCGCTTGAGACTCGCCTGCGAACGCTTTCATTAAATTTACCTGCGTCAGATCCTCTGTAATGCATTTCATCGGTTCTCCGCAGCAGCTAAGCGTGCCGTCGCCTACTTTTTGCACCTCGACCTCCGCGCCGCATTTGTCGCATCTGTAAGTTTCGTACTGTCTCATTTTAATTCCCTATCAAAATTTTTGGGGAATGATACCACGGCTACTATTAAATTTTACTTAATAAATTTTATTCTTCTCAATAAATTTATGTTTTTGAGAAAATTTCAGCACGAAATTTTCGTCCGGAAAATTTAAACTCAAGCTTTTTACAAAGCAAATAGAATTTTAAGCAAAAGCGCTAACGCTCGATTATCTAAAAATATGAAATTTAGTTTTCTGGCTTATTTAAGCCTGCGATTTCCAAGGCTAGCCACATCATTGGAAATTTTTTAGAATTTAAAGTTATCTCAAAGCAATTTGCTATTTTGTC
This genomic stretch from uncultured Campylobacter sp. harbors:
- a CDS encoding AsmA-like C-terminal domain-containing protein, with protein sequence MFRTLARFFLCITILFIVCAVGLKHGIAISQLDVGFAKLEGFYLKLNKSLVLRIKNLEITQNNTQNLEQNSTDLRTQSEKILEFSKKISLINSFFEEIDVQNLKIKGESLKLKYKSDVFYADTRFFRLNSKITPNANGLNFDPIELELNDFNLTLHGTARANFRADTYDFNGTFASHEIAGELDVHNIGSELNIEINRASALSLKNFMNELGALTGLNPLANEWIYGKAVAQNYYIENLHAKVDLKDPRPIAENVSATAYAQDLTIKFQPQIEAVTVKDANITLKNDYLNFTLNEPKFKGKSLEGSGVRIGGLFEERPIVYLDLRTKESLGKDLIAILQSYGIDEPVYPLGGGIDARVLIDVDVEKESAKVDANVTLKDADLMISKAKFHSKAARVHITEKKIDIKDANLQNEIFNATASGSIDIATRKAKFNGVIHSFNLSPNGKEILKFGDVRDNMSLDFSGKAPVLSSQFLGAKMSFGERIEISSPDISGILPFSKTLKNAGISGGDLKILTSDFTNLDISSSNLIFDFGLLNKDGSHYKNDSFALRVRGGDLDGSSGSGKISLKINKGGNFVALKDVDVAINTSVQTSEFNSGTKERSPINFSGQNSAIVLSDLNKTLKFTHFNGVLDGKNMNLNASFKRGDVKLIFKKSLLQIFAQNISGEALNQFLGSQSFDGGVFTLKASGIDPRNYRGEINVQNTYLKDYIIYQRLLSFINSVPSLLTFKTPDFNDRGFSVQKGKIYFRRSGDKIYINAMNFTGSSADIAGNGEVDMKSGALNIDLELKYLKDASSIISKIPLLNHIILGENNTISTIIEIRGTTKKPTYSTAVATDVLKTPYNLIKNTLMLPFVIFGDSEESK
- a CDS encoding tyrosine-type recombinase/integrase, with the translated sequence MKFPLDYKDSFEKSLLFWLVKFVRYKLSALSNKELKNDALFRRASLALNHEVANINELERLAKDARNAGLTGINTYFNPLKKFYEAIVEYGLESMKNIDEELLSEILASITGGLSDASKKNYRIALINFFGFIDRQNEQDGTSHNYGIELKHWGGISGSRGTKLPEFMSEEELRRFLDAINLREFPSFAHRNRLIVKIIVYTGIRVGEAINLKRKDIAPEGDLFVIRIRGKGNKYRIVMIKRHLIEEHLNALETNFANKEGYLFVTKNGAPLTQAYVSGIVEKILMSAGIRKEKNGAHMLRHTFATMLYKKQKDLVLVQEALGHASLNTSRIYTHFDSDKLRLAAKVAEEFEE
- a CDS encoding malate dehydrogenase gives rise to the protein MKIAIFGAGNIGAAVANDLIVSDSLSQKLDSIVLVDAVEQIARGKALDLAHAAAVYERDLRISGSTEPSDIADAGIVVITAGRARKAGQSREELFGSNAAIVAQCARDAAKYAPSSIIVVVTNPLDMMVYAALQASGFAKERVIGMAGELDGARLKFELARASGKEISSMRSAIVGPHSEEMIALKNELGFEISDEIFDRAVQNTKRAGAQIGELLGTSAYLAPAAGIVKIMKYILFDTCGTLACCVADRSGVPLGRFVSVGKMGAIERNFAYSGEFYEQLERMRERVAELKF
- a CDS encoding ferritin family protein; the encoded protein is MRQYETYRCDKCGAEVEVQKVGDGTLSCCGEPMKCITEDLTQVNLMKAFAGESQARNKYDLYGDLAKEAGFHAIARHFYEAAENEKWHARAELKAHHAAAGIPLDKMDKNLLDAAAGERYEHESMYPSFAKIATEEGKKEVARLFNAIGKVEQEHEREYNELQKILLEAGFFESFDEEVWVCEVCGHVHRGKKAPAACPLCKAPREYFKKQRLV
- the mltG gene encoding endolytic transglycosylase MltG, with amino-acid sequence MKFFIKLIKAACICIELAAIVLLTVGFDLHERVGNAATVQIGQGSSTKILSQLSKSYPKFTKFDARLLSFYGGAKTGELELSGENLPKYQFLYELSVAKPVMNEIKLIPGETTIVFLKQLAKDRGLSFSELEREYNATAPFYEGFLVPETYKISKNESEKNIIDHLISSAQKFHEDLSRELSGDYNASAWKQVLIKASVIQKEAANADEMPLVASVINNRLAKNMRLQMDGTLNYGEFSHVKITPQRIRTDTSHYNTYLNDGLPKEPVCVVSRDAIRAVFAPAKSEYLYFMRNKKTGLHDFARTQAEHERNVKAQR